In Bacillota bacterium, one DNA window encodes the following:
- the rplT gene encoding 50S ribosomal protein L20 produces the protein MPRVKRGTITHKRHKKIIERAEGYWGRKKNVFRRANEQVMKSLQYAYRDRRVRKRQFRRLWITRISAACRAEGLPYSRFIEGLAKAGVALDRKVMADMAVNQPEAFRELIEIARQHATLAAVG, from the coding sequence ATGCCTCGTGTCAAACGCGGCACAATAACCCATAAACGGCATAAGAAGATTATCGAACGGGCGGAAGGTTACTGGGGGCGAAAGAAAAACGTCTTCCGCCGTGCCAACGAACAGGTAATGAAAAGCCTGCAATACGCCTACCGCGACCGTCGCGTGCGCAAACGGCAGTTCCGCAGGCTGTGGATTACCCGCATCTCCGCTGCCTGCCGTGCCGAAGGCTTGCCCTATAGCCGCTTCATCGAAGGGCTGGCAAAGGCAGGTGTCGCACTGGACCGCAAGGTGATGGCAGACATGGCGGTGAACCAGCCCGAGGCTTTCCGCGAACTGATAGAGATAGCACGACAACACGCCACGTTAGCAGCGGTGGGGTAG
- the rpmI gene encoding 50S ribosomal protein L35, with product MPKQKMKTHKTAAKRFALSGKGKLMCLNAANSHMFLHKSGSRKRRLEIEKEVDKGNRWRMKRLLGI from the coding sequence ATGCCGAAACAGAAGATGAAAACCCATAAAACGGCGGCGAAGCGGTTTGCCCTCAGTGGTAAGGGCAAACTGATGTGCCTCAATGCTGCCAACAGCCACATGTTCCTGCACAAGAGTGGCTCTCGTAAACGCCGGCTGGAAATCGAGAAAGAGGTCGATAAAGGCAACCGCTGGCGCATGAAGCGTCTGCTGGGAATCTAA
- the infC gene encoding translation initiation factor IF-3, with product MRTDLRINERIRAREVRVVDENGVQLGILPTREALQIAQERGLDLIEVAPQANPPVCRIMDYGKFKYQQAKREKEAQKKQHVTEVKAIRVRPGTDDHDLDFKLNNCIKFLKEGDKVKITVLFRSREITRPEMGQKVMEFFANGCAEVGVVEKPPTMEGRTMTMVIAPKPKGK from the coding sequence ATCAGAACGGATCTGCGGATCAACGAGCGCATCCGGGCACGCGAGGTGCGCGTCGTGGACGAGAACGGCGTGCAACTGGGCATTTTGCCCACCCGCGAGGCACTGCAAATCGCGCAGGAACGCGGATTGGACCTTATCGAGGTCGCCCCTCAGGCTAACCCTCCCGTGTGTCGCATCATGGACTACGGGAAGTTCAAGTACCAGCAGGCGAAACGGGAGAAGGAAGCCCAGAAAAAGCAGCACGTCACGGAAGTGAAAGCCATCCGGGTGCGTCCCGGAACGGACGACCACGACCTGGACTTCAAGCTGAATAATTGCATCAAGTTCTTGAAAGAGGGCGACAAAGTCAAAATCACGGTGCTCTTCCGCAGCCGGGAAATCACCCGCCCCGAAATGGGACAAAAGGTGATGGAGTTTTTCGCCAACGGCTGTGCCGAGGTCGGCGTGGTGGAAAAACCTCCCACCATGGAAGGACGCACCATGACGATGGTGATTGCTCCCAAACCGAAAGGCAAGTAG